GGCTGCTGACTCTCGATTGGGGTTGACTCAGCTTTCTCCAGTACTTTCTTTAGAGTTGCATCGTTACGTGCTGCattgataattatgagaaaatgttcgtatgatagactgatattccctttacttgatttaatttctatagtacttattttctctttttccttcatcgTTTTCACTTTGAACacgcgcaagtcaggcacttttactCAGAGCACTTCAAAAACACGTCCGACCCGCACGAAAGCTACTCgtcattaataaataagaaataaatctgattataaaaaaagttacgttCTCTTTTTAACATTAACCAACgtgcattttcataattttaattcgTCATTTTGTTACTATTTTGATGTTTCATATTGGTTCTAAAAttctatttctcattttaaaCGATGGATATAACTATTTCCCAATGCATTCAGTGGGATGGCAGATTTTGTGTATTATATTAACAGAATGAGTTAATTGTTTATTACATTgcttatttatacaaaaattatttggagTGACAGCATGCACAGTACATACATGCTCCCATACCTCCTACCCTTTTCAAGTAATAAAACCAGTCGTTCTATTGGATGaggttattgtaaatataaatatgccaTCTTCTTCTTCAAGGGATTGTCGTTCATCACTTTCCTTGATTTAACTCTCACTTCCTCAAATAGATTCTAATTGAATAAAGCAGACAAGATAAAGTGAATAATGAATAGGCAAGGGTTGGGCATTCTTAACAGGTTCTAACCCTTTACCTGGGCCTACATAGATTCATGATACAGCCGACTGTTTTAACATTCCTATGTACACTGAACTTAATGTCACACAGCTGTCTTATTACTTTCTGCTTTACCTAAATTTAAATACTTCAGTTAAAACTAGTCTCTTTTGACTGCTACTACGATATACAATTacatctattttcttattttataggtTTCAAATCCAGCCTTGCAAGGaatatttctgaatttattttctttcggacattaatggaatggaatacaaaatttaggccaaaggccaagcgctgggacctatgaggtcattcagcactgaaatggaaattggaagTATGTAGAacagtctgaaaggtgtaacaggaggaaaacctcacagttgcaccatgaagcaaatgttaggagagggtggacagtgagatggaagaaagagaatatgaatggaggtactgtacagtaaaaggaatgaaaagggttgcagtaggatggggctgaaggaacgctgcaatgaaccttgcagctaggggctgaagaaaTGCTACAAtgagccttaagtaatgcatacagtgcaccatgtgaggtacaAAGACGgccctaccccactacggggttcGGATACTAATGGCTTTCCCTCAAGAGGTTATCCCCTCACATCAGGAATGGAATACAATTTTGCCTAAAGGCCAAGCAAgcgcggggacctatgaggtcattcagcgctgaaagagaaattaagcgtaaaaggcttgaaagatgtaacaggaggaaaaccttacagtcacaccatgaaacagttgttaagagagggtggaaagtaagatggaagaaagacaatatgaatggaggtactgcaaaaacaataaaaaagggcTGAGCTAGGGACCCCTCGCATTAGGAAATAGAGAATTTAAAGTGATCATTGTAGCATTTACAACACATACAGTTTGCAAATTGGGTCAACGCTCCATATGGAGTATTCCAGCTCCAAAGCAATAAATGCATCTTACATTCACATGGTGAATATCTCCTTATTCCTGCTCTATTGTAATTAGTTACACACCAGTCTGAGTCTTCCAAACAATACAATTAAGGATACCACGTGGGAAGAAGGATATTTTAATTCATCCCCCTCAGTGGAAAGTCTACCTAATATTAGGACATAGAAAATTCAATTCTCCATTGTGGCAGTTATGATACACAGAACTGGTAAGTGTCCAAAAGACTTCATAATGTATTAACAATTTAGCAGGCTGGTTATCTTGCATAGGCACCTACATTTTGCCCTCAGTATGAACTTGGGTAATAAATACAAACGTTTGTACAATGGATAACAACATTGTTATTCAGACTGGATATAAAAAATGGTGATTATAGCCTGCAGTATAATTTACTTCACATGGCCCATGTAgggcattaaaaaaaactttctgcaaTGTCTTCTCATCCAGAAGCTCAATACCTTTCTTATTTTCACGTACCTGTTGCCATTACTTTTGTCCTACACAAATGTTCAATTTTTCCTCACTCTACTTTTCATGACATTAAAGAACAAATCCTGTGGTCCAAATCCCACAAATATAAATTATCAGTTTGGTTACACTAATTTTAAATAATTggtatatatactaaacatacaACAGCTCATCTGCAGGGttattaaaaattcaaagttGGTAAATctaaatatgtattatgtattctaTACAAAATCTTTCTAAGACTCTTAAACCTAGAGAAATATATGCATTACAAGAATAGGTATCATAAACGCTATGGTTATTGAGGGCAGACAGCTGGTATAATTACACACACTTATTGAAAACTTACAACCATGCCTAAAAGAAAGGGACATGAAGGTACgtgctgaagagagagaggaaagattaaaCTGTGATCTGGAAAGAAAGAGGCAAAGACGTGCCAACGAAACACCCAAAGAGAAGTCTTTAAGGTTTGCAAGAGCAACGTGTTAGAGATCAACGTCATCTCTCACAAGAAACTGACTATCACCACTCACAGAGATTAGCTGAACAATGAGGTAgagatcatcatcatctacaCAATGAAACTGACCAACAAGGATTAGAATGTTTGCAAATACGCCGTATGGCAGCAAATGAAGGGACTGAATGGGATGAAATAGTCTGCATCCCAATAATTGTGAATCatgggttttgttttgaaattgtttccgATAAAAAATCAAATGCGGTGCGatgaaggacccagttcacgactggcagctgtgtttaaacagggagtccttcAAATGCCTTCCTGCCCTGCACAGCATAGCATGAGCCTCTCGCTAGTAAACACTATAAAGATGCAAACTAGACAGTGACATGACAAACATACACCCATAAACAAGGAACACATATACACTGGTGTAACAACCACAAGTAACCATAAACTCCAATTAGTAACAGATCTCAAGCATCATCCAATAATGTTGTCAAGCTCTTGGGCATCCATCCTCTCTCTGTGTGCACGTAAATGATATTCTTGTTAAATGATATATTCAGTTTGCCACATTTGTAAACAGGTCTTCCTTCATGTGTTCGATCAGGCAAAGGAACAAACACAGTTCCCCTTTCCTGACATCTACGCTCTACTACTTCACGCATACTTAGCGTTTCCCTGCGTGCACTACTGATAATATCTGCCCAGTCCACAGACCTTTGTCTTGGGGGAGAACcaggtggtggtggcggtggtgggtCTATTAATTTATCAAGACCAGCTAACAGTAGGTTAAATTGCTCTACAGCGCCTGGTTGGAAACTCAGTCCTCGAATGCAGACTTCCAATGCCTGCTGAAATTTTTGACGGACCTGCAACCTATTGGTTACACTCTTTGGTATCAAGTCTCTCCAACCTTTGTACCAACTTATGACCTCAGTATAAGGTGGACTTGATGACAGCCAAGTACCTAGTGACTGAAACCACTGATTAAAAAAGCAACGTTCCAAAATATCTAAGGTAACCTGAGGAGGTAATAGGTCATCCCAGTCCAGAAACCAGTGCCAAGGATCAAGATTTTGGCTGTGAGGGGTTATAGGCATTTCCAAAAGTGCTGCTTCCAGCTTTGGCTGTATATTTGACTGAATTAAAGTTGTCATAGATATCTCACTGAAAACTCGTTTCCAAGGTTGCAAAACCATTTTTGCTGAACGATCACTCGGATGCCAATGAATTAATGCAGAAGATAATTTCTGTCGTATCACTGGGTAAACTGACTGAAGGTGATCAACTAACAAAGGAAGCCAAGGCTGAAGCCAAGTATGAATGGGGACTGTGTCTTCTAGAGGATTCCAGTTGTGTACTGCACGTGTTATTCTTGGTAAAATTACATGCTGAAGTAGGTGGCCTTGGATCCACACTGGAACCAAAGGAAGTGTCCAAGTTTCAAGGACTGCTAAAAGTGGGGTGCAGTCACGAGGTTCCCAGGGTCCCATAACAGTCGATCTTACAGCAGCAGTCCAAGTTTCCCACACCAAATGATGATATGGATCCATAGGAAGATCAGTCCCTGGCTGCTGCTGGGCTCCCCCTATATCAACTAGGTTTTGCCACGTGGCAAAAACCTCTTTATGTGCCGTAGGTTGAGCTAAAGGATTCCAGGTCCGCAATAACTCTTTTAAAAGAGGTGTTACATATGTAGGAGCCAAGTAGGGTATCTCATAGGTATAGTATATCTTTGGATACTctgattttatttcagtgaatattGCTGTTGCTTCACTCAAGCTTAAACTCTGTTCTTTGTGCCTGGTATCCAATCTTTCTACTAGGTTTATAACTTGATCTAAACTTTccaattctttcttttctctgtctagTAAAGTTTCATATCTTTCCCTCTCATGGTCCAGATGGACTATCCTGTCGCTTTCCCTTTCTTGAGTTCTAGCATTGATTACAATGTCATCTTCACATTTATCCAATAAAATCTGAAGGTTATGAAGCAGCTCTGGAAGATCAAAATGTTCAtacttcctatttttattttcttcaaattcatCCATAATGTTCTTCTGACCTCCAATTGCATGATAACTACTAAGAACTCGTGTTTCTGGCCCAGTCATGTCAATTACTTTTGTCTTGGTAATATGGCTGTCATCAGCAGGTTTCAGTTTCTTAGTCTTACCTTCTCTTATCACCTCCTCAgcacttttgtatatatacttaatctTTTTCTTGTTGCCTGTTTTTTTCCATTGTTGGAGGAGTTCTCTgaacttttccttctcttcttcatctGAATCATGTACAGGAAAATCTTTCAGAGATTGTTCACTTCTTTCTGAACCATAGTAACCAATAGcaccttttccttttctcttgttaGCCTCTACAGGTGTTGAAATACCCTGCAAGTTTTTACCCAatccttttccttcttcaaatcccattttcttcaaaagttTACTGCCAATACCTGAGGTGTGCTTTTCCCAATCTCCTAAACCACTGCCAAGTAGACCAGCATTTCCAGAGCTGGACTGTCCTCCCCGTCGCATACCAGCAATCTCTGTCCTCTGGGGTCCTGAGCTATATGAAGGATATGACTTCTTACTACTGCCAAAACTGGATGGCAGGTGTGGTCTTGCTGTACTTTCCTCATCActagaaataagaaaacaagttGGATTACCCACCAAAATCTACCAAATGTCCTTTTGATTATTGGCAATATATAGTAAGGTACAGTATTTCTCAGGCTTGCAATAATCCATAATACAAATGAAGCTTTAAAAGCAAAATACCATATGTAAGACATGAAAAAATTCTATACCAGTATAGGTTTTctgaattagaaaaaattttaccCTTTAAGTATCAAGCCTGCTACATGCAAACATCAGGCATCTATATCCTGTTTATTTCCAGGTTAAATTTTAGCGATTAGATGTGAAAATGCTGtacatgtaaagaaaatgttccACTGACACAAACCAATTGTCTTTAAATTGTCAATTTGACATATTAGGGGAGGAGACCAAGTCCTGAATTTCAATTTGTAATTACCTACAGGTTACGAAGTGATTGAGACACTCTTACTAAGGAGTTCATCCTCTCTGCCATAGGTCTTATTTTTGCTTGATGTACCTGCAGGATCAAATGCTTGCACAATCATAAGCAAGGCAAGGGCACTCCATGTAAAGCAGCAGGCTTGCATGAAGTGTCACAAACGAGAACTACTAGATCCCTGAGCATGCACtgtgtaacatacatacaaaaaatcgcataaaattcactaattcgcggattttttcgtagagcaacattcactaatcactgtattttcatgttattttcgtgactaaatacattttttataaaaaaattatttactaattttcaaatattaatattaatgtaacacagcaaaatatcaattcattcacGAAAATATAGTAAAGCAGGCCAGATTTTAGcataattctttccttttcccaATCTTTTACTGTTACTAACTCTCCCACTTAGGGGGAGGGGTGTAGGCCTAActgtcaatcatcttgacatattgactgtGTGAAGGGTAGCACCTgggcaaacagtctctctctcttgggacgGCTTGAATACTGCATGGAAGAAAATGTGAATGCctgaatatagagagagagagagagagagagagagagagagagagagagagagagagagagagagagagagagagagagagagagattccagtaaTATGTGGGTTATGAACTGAAATCCACAAATTAGTTTTTACGctcagctgtaagccatatatttttaagggtaatgttgtaagatgactttgaaatgatactgaagtgttttaggatgatagtttaaggtatatttcatgtttgaactattaaaataggcagtgaactattaaaataggcagttataagcattttagttttagGTACAGTATGCATATTTGGTGTTTGAAGTACAGGGTATTAATTTTAGAGGGGGGAATAACAACTTATCGCAGATTTATGCTTTTCACAGGTGGCTGTGGTCACTAACCCCTGCCAATACAGGGGACACACTGTAATTGTTTCTTGTGGTCTCTGCATTTCTTTTTGCCTTTCTCAAGTGATAAAAATAGACTCCATCATTTGGATCTCCAGCCTTGAGGTAAGAAAGTGCTAATTTTATGATCAAGTCACTTTCCCATAATTCTTGTCTAGTATCTTTCTGACACGTGAATATTTTAGGTGTTGCTTAATTAGGTTTAGCACTAAACACCACGTTGCTAATGACTGGTTAACTAGCTAGTGCTCTTGTTAGCTAActttacttgtatatatttactaCACTTACATAACTTGGTGTTATTTTGCATTTTGGCTCACATTAGTTTTGTAGTGAGAATTATTGGTTTGAACTTTCCTTCTTAGAATAAATGAGTGGTATTTCAACTAGGTTAGGTTTTTCGgtatttttccctttaatttttttgtttcatcatgaagttacattttttatttatctgcttcCATCATgaagttacattttttatttatctggtaaaactggcattcagatatattaatattcttaatcttttgcaAGATAAGAGCTTTTCCACTTCATGATTTGCTTGTTTAGTAGCACACTGTACTGTAGAATTTCTTAATCTTTAAAATTCTGACCTTCCTGTATTTTGTCAATGTGCCTCAGCAATTGTGTAAAGGGTTACTAAGTAAATATTTCTAAACACGAATCCACATCTGTTGCATAGACTATCAAGGACAGATGTGCTCTCACAATCTGACCTGCAATACATACAGTGACTGGTTGCCCATCTAGTGGTCATGCTAATTCAAGAGGACCTATAAGATAAGACTGGCCAGGAGTCCTGCCATAAAAAAAGTCTGGGTTGTCTACTTCGGGGGGTCTTCATTTTTGGTATAGTGCTAAATAAATCACAAGAAAACATATTCAATAACCATAACAATATACTACAAAAATTTCATGATGCAGCAACacagtgaggaggaaggagtaaGATGACAGAAATTAACTGGGTGAAACATAACCAGTTGAAGAGCTCTCCATAAAGGTTTGGTATGCAAACATATCAGAAAAACTGGAAACTTCAAAGGGGGAAccccatagggggatagtgctgtcagtacacctcatggagtgcattgtgggcattactaaggttctttgtagtgttccttcagcccctagctgcaaccgttttcactacttttactgtacctcaattcatgttatctttcttccattttgctatccatcctctcctaatgATTATTTCACAGTGtgactgtgaggttttcctcctattacacctctgtaaccttctactctcaatttacctttcagtgcagaatgacctcatagggcccagcgcttggctttggccaaaactctacattccattccattcaaaggGTGAAATAATGCATTCCTCTAGCAAGGTATGTTTCACGTGATACCTGAATAACACTTCTGTAAGTTTCTAAAAAGTAATTAAGAATCTGGCTTTCCTAAAAACATTAAAGCAGCATTTTAAAGTAAATGTcacacaaaaaacaattatatacaaaGTACT
The sequence above is drawn from the Macrobrachium rosenbergii isolate ZJJX-2024 chromosome 15, ASM4041242v1, whole genome shotgun sequence genome and encodes:
- the sip1 gene encoding tuftelin-interacting protein 11 encodes the protein MSDNEVEKFEISDYDLENEFNTRRPGRRQTKEQQIYGVWAQEEGDEEEAEAEHIEVPIPRARVLRGGLNFVPGGVQQAGKKDEKRKKDGSGDESESELAPRPMFGATGDSSDEESTARPHLPSSFGSSKKSYPSYSSGPQRTEIAGMRRGGQSSSGNAGLLGSGLGDWEKHTSGIGSKLLKKMGFEEGKGLGKNLQGISTPVEANKRKGKGAIGYYGSERSEQSLKDFPVHDSDEEEKEKFRELLQQWKKTGNKKKIKYIYKSAEEVIREGKTKKLKPADDSHITKTKVIDMTGPETRVLSSYHAIGGQKNIMDEFEENKNRKYEHFDLPELLHNLQILLDKCEDDIVINARTQERESDRIVHLDHERERYETLLDREKKELESLDQVINLVERLDTRHKEQSLSLSEATAIFTEIKSEYPKIYYTYEIPYLAPTYVTPLLKELLRTWNPLAQPTAHKEVFATWQNLVDIGGAQQQPGTDLPMDPYHHLVWETWTAAVRSTVMGPWEPRDCTPLLAVLETWTLPLVPVWIQGHLLQHVILPRITRAVHNWNPLEDTVPIHTWLQPWLPLLVDHLQSVYPVIRQKLSSALIHWHPSDRSAKMVLQPWKRVFSEISMTTLIQSNIQPKLEAALLEMPITPHSQNLDPWHWFLDWDDLLPPQVTLDILERCFFNQWFQSLGTWLSSSPPYTEVISWYKGWRDLIPKSVTNRLQVRQKFQQALEVCIRGLSFQPGAVEQFNLLLAGLDKLIDPPPPPPPGSPPRQRSVDWADIISSARRETLSMREVVERRCQERGTVFVPLPDRTHEGRPVYKCGKLNISFNKNIIYVHTERGWMPKSLTTLLDDA